In Flammeovirgaceae bacterium, the sequence CCGGATTAACCATTGGCCAGGTAAATGGCTTTAAAGAGATTAGCCACTCAGGCGCCACAGCGGGCTACCGGGCCTGGCTGGCGTACTATCCTGAAAAGAAATTATCGGTTGCCATCCTGAGTAACGATGGAAGCTTCAATCCTGCACGGGCAGGCCGTAACATTGCCGAAGTGTTTTTGGGAAAGCAACCCGAAGTAAAAATTGCCGAACCCACACGGTTTATTGAACTATCCGAAACTGAAGCTAAACGCTATGAAGGCTTTTTCCGCATCATTGATCAGGATTATGTTATAAAAGTTGATAACAACCAGGGTAAACTCAGCATTAAAGGCGATCCGGTAAAGGCGGTGCATCCGGATACCCTGTACTTGGGCAGACTCGGATGGTTGATTTCTACTTCTAATGGATTGTTGCTAAAAACTCCCGGACGAACAGAGAATCTTGTTCGAACCAGTGCTCCACCCTCAAGCCTGAAAGAACTAAGTGTGTACACGGGAACGTACACCAGTGCCGATGCCGATGCCACCTTCCGCATTGAAGCGAAAGAAGGACACCTGCTGGTTCATCGGAAGCCAGGCGACTCATTTAAACTGCAGCCCATTTTCAAAGACGGCTTTCGCACCGATGATTTTTCAGTTTTTGAATTTACCCGCGATAAACGCGGAACAATTACCGGTTTTTTGGTGACTTTATCCCGTGCCAAAAATGTTCCGTTCAGAAAAAAAAATCCATAGTATCAGTTTATAGTAATGCGATTCAGCAAGCCGGTAACAACAAACAGGGCCAGGTATAAAATTTAACCAAAAAATAATACTCCTCTCTCCATCCATATTAATAAAATGCCTATTATATTTGCCCGCCTGATTGGTAATGCAAACCAAAAAAGTCATATTATCACTCCTCCTTTTATTGAATTACTTTGCTGGTATTTCTTCGGATTTAGCCTCTAGTTCAAAGGACAGGCTGGCACCACTTACAGAAGAAACTGTCTTTCAAAGTGCCTCCATTGAGAGCACAACGCAAGCATTGAAAGTTGAATTTGATTCAGAGCCTTGCGTTCGCTCAAAAACTATTTTTTGCAGTCCTGTTATTATTTCAATTGTCATCCAGGAAGTTTCTTTACTTCCACAAGTCTGTTTTGGATTTCCAGACAACGTTTCGCACTCAGTTCACTCGGTCAGTTCAGTAAGTACCACTGTTCTTTTAAGAAAACTACGTCTTTAATTACGTATCTTCTTTAGCTCCCGTGTAATGACTTAATCTGTCATTACTCCTCAATTCCTTTTACTAATTTTTTTTAACATGAAACTAATGGTAATAGCTATTATCATGTCGGTTATTATACCGACAGGGTATGGGCAACAAACACTGTCCCTCCAATATAATGAGGCGAAATCAAGGCTCATGAATGAGAACTTGGCGCTGCTTGCGTCATATTACAATGTCAACATCGCCAAAGCTGAGGTGAAGCAAGCTAAACTTTGGAATAATCCGTATTTCATCTTCAATGGCGATCTCTATTCAAACGAAACAAACGAGTATTTTCATTTCAGAAATCAGCACCTGCTTCAAATTGAACAAACATTTTCGTATGCGGGCAAGCATACCAACAATGTAAAACTAGCGCGCATCGGTGTTGAAATGGCTGAAAAGCAACTGGAGGATGTGATGCGCTGTTTACTTTTCGAAATGGGCAACATCTACAATAATTTAGCTGCGCTTCAGGAAAAACAGGGACTTTACAATCAGGTTATCTCGAATTATGACCGCTTGATGGAAGCAACCCGTAAACAATTACAGGTGGGTGCTATCTCGTTAACGGAGGCCTTGCGTTTAGAGTCTGAGTACATAGCGGTAAAAGCAGAGGCACTTCAAAATTACAACGACATGGAAAGAGCTATGGCTGATTTGCGGACCATGCTAAGGCTTCCTGAAAATACATTGATTAGAGTTGAACTAAAACCTCCGCTGCTAGTTCAAACGTTCGATTCGTTAAGTCTCTCCGATCAAGCTATTAGCATTCGACCTGATTTGGAAGCCATGAAAATCAGCAAGCGATACCAGGAAAGAAATTTAAAACTTCAAAAATCGATAGCTGTACCGGATGTGAAGCTGGCGTACCAACCCCGCGATCGGGGCAGTAACTACGTTAGGCCCTATCAAGGGTTTAACGTTGAATTTGCTGTTCCATTGTTTGATCGTAACCAGGGACGAATTCAATCGGCAGAGTTTAGTGTAAAAAAAATTGTTCTTGAAATTGAACAAATGGAAAACCGGGTCCGAAATGAGGTAATGGCTGCTTACAAACGTTACAAAAATTCCAGCATTGGCCTCACCAACTATAAGCCGGAGTTTATTAACCAAATCAGGCAATTGAATGAAAGTACCAATCAAAATTTCCAAAAAAGAAATATCAGTCTGCTGGAGTTTATTGACCAGCAGCGGATTTTTATTCTTACCAACATTCAACTGATTGAATTGAGGCAACAATACTTAAACAATGTAAATGAATTAAACTTCACCGTAGGCACTACCGTGATTGAAAACTGAAAATAACATAATTATGAAAAATCTGATTTATCCATTTGTCTGTATCTCATTGCTTTTGCTTTCATGCGATAAACACGAGGATTCAACGGTTGTAGCCTCCGAGCAGCCTAAAAACAACATTACCTTCACGGCCGATCAAATGAAAGAAATAAGCATTGAAAAAGCCAGCCTTATTCCGGTTTCTGAAGAATTTACGGCTGTTGGTGAAGTGAGTTTTGATGAAGACAACGTAGTCAGAATCTATCCAATTGTTAGCGGCTCTGTCGATAAAGTAAGTGTTTCGCTTGGCGACTATGTGCAGCGCGGGCAATTACTTGCCACTCTACTAAGTACGGACATTACAACGTTTCAAAGAGATTACAATGTAGCTAAGGCAGACCTTGAAGTAGCTGAGAAAAATATGAGCCGGGCCAATGATTTGTATTCAAGCGGCATGATGTCAGAAAAAGATTTTGCTGAAGCTAAGAAAGACTATACTAATGCAACTTCCGATTTTAATGAGAAAAAGCAAATTCTTGAATTATACGGTGGTTCTTCCGATAGGCTGGACGCTGTTTTTCGTGTAGTAGCACCCCGGTCAGGATACATTGTGGAAAGAAACATTAATGAAGGAACACAAATCCGTACTGATAATAACACAGCTATACTTACAATTTCAGACTTAAAAACAGTTTGGATTTGGGCCAACGTCCATGAAAGCGACATGTCAAAGGTAAAAGTTGGTGATAATGTTTCAGTGAAGACTATTGCTTATCCTGAAAAAACCTTTACCGGAAAAATAAGCACTATCGGGACCATGCTCGATCAGGCTTCTCGCGTGATTCGTGTTCGCACAGAGTTAAACAATGAAGATGGTTTGTTAAAACCTGAAATGTTTGCAACAGTCACAATCACTTCTCAAACCAGTGAAAAAGTTTTGGCTGTCCCTCAGCGCGCATTAGTGCTTGAAAACAATAATTACTATGTCATGAAAGAGGTGCAAGCCAACACCTTTGCAAAGGTACAGGTCACTATTGGTAGAAAATTCAGTGATTTTGCTGAGGTAACCGTTGGATTGCAGCCGGATGACCGAATAGTAGTAAAAGGGTCCTTATTCGCTGTGAACGCTTATAATTTAAACTAACTGCCTTACACAATTTAGACCATGAATAATTTTATAAAAGGCATTATTGGTTTTTCACTAAAAAACAAAGCCTTGGTATTTCTGGGCACTGTAGTGGTTATCGCTGCCGGTATTCGTAGTTTTCTTCTTACACCAATCGAGGCATTTCCTGATGTAATCAACACACGCGTTGTAATTATAACGCAATGGCCGGGACGCAGCGCGGAAGAATTGGAAAAATTCGTAACAATTCCGATAGAAACGGAAATGAATGTAGTGCCCGATAAAACCAGCCTCCGGTCCATCTCACTTTTTGGGCTCTCTGTTGTAACGATCTTCTTCGAAGATCATGTTACTGATTTTACTGCACGGCAATTGGTATTCAATCAACTTCAGAACATGTCGCTACCGGAAGGAGCCGATGTAGAAGTGCAGCCGCCATCGGGGCCAACCGGTGAAATATATCGCTATACATTATTGGGGCCAGGACGAACCGTTCGCCAGTTAAAGGAAATTCAGGATTGGGTAATCGACAAGCGTATTAAAGCTGTTCCGGGAGTTGCTGACGTAATAAGTTTTGGCGGAGAAGTGAAAACGTACGAAGTAACATTAAACCCAAACTTACTTTCTTCATACAATTTCAGCGCTGAAGATGTCTTTATCGCTTTACATAAAAACAACAGTAACGTAGGTGGTGACGTAATCGAAGGCGGCTCTCAAACGTACCTTGTTCGTGGCCTTGGTTTAGTTAACAACATACAAGACATCGAATCCATCATTATTCAAAATGTTAATGGCACACCCATTCGTATTAAAGATGTTGCCAACGTGAATGAGTCATACCTGCCAAGGCTGGGCAAGGTGGGAAGAGGTTCTGAAGAAGATGTTGTTGAGGGAATTGTTCTATTAAGAAAAGGAGAAAATCCAAGTGCGGTTCTCAAGGAGTTAAATAAAACAATCGATGATTTGAATGAACGGGTATTGCCGGATGGGGTAACGATCAATGTTTTCTATGATCGAACAAACCTCGTTAACCTCACCATTCATACCGTTACTGAAAACCTGGTGGTAGGAATGCTTTTAGTAACGTTTATACTTGCCATCTTTTTACTCGACTGGCGAACCACTGTTATTGTTGCCATCATTATTCCGCTGGCGTTGTTGTTTGCTTTTATCTGCATGAAGATTAAAGGGATGTCGGCTAATCTTTTATCAATCGGTGCTATCGACTTTGGAATTATCATTGATGGAGCCGTGGTGATGGTTGAAGGTATCTTTGTTTATCTCGCCCACAAGCAGCATGAAATGGGTTTTGATAAATTCAGCAAAGCCTCAAAATATGGAATGGTGAAAGATGTATCGGTAGAAATGGGTAAGCCAATTCTATTCTCAAAGCTTATCATTATTACTGCGCTCATTCCAATTTTCGCCTTCCAAAAAGTTGAAGGCAAAATGTTTTCTCCTTTAGCGTATACAATGGGCTTTGCCCTCTTGGGTGCATTGATTTTTACGTTAACGCTGGTTCCGCTTCTCTGTAAGCTGTTGTTAAATAAAAATGTTCGCGAGAAGGATAACAAAATAGTAAAGGGGCTAGAAAATTTGTATAAGCCAACACTGCTTTGGTCGTTGAATAAGCCCAGAAATAGCATTTTACTTGCGGTTGCCATTCTGGCCTTAAGCCTTGGTGTCGGAACATTTCTTGGAACTGAGTTCTTACCACAACTCAATGAAGGTTCAGTTTATGTGCGGGCTAGCATGCCTCAAAGCATCGCATTCTCACAGGCGAATGAGGTTTCAGCCAAAATGAGAAAGGTCTTCGAAAAATACCCGGAAGTACGCGGTGTTATCTCACAGAATGGAAGGCCTAATGACGGCACCGATCCGACAGGGTTTTTCAATGTAGAATTCTTTGTGGACTTGTATCAAAAGGGCGAATGGCAAAGAGACATCTCTAAGGAAGAACTTATTCATCAAATGCAAAGTGAGTTAGCTGGCAAATTTCCTGGAATTGTTTTTGGGTTTTCTCAGCCGATTTCAGATAACGTACAGGAAGCAGTTTCCGGTGTGAAAGGCGAAATGGCCATCAAGATTTTTGGCGATAACCTGGCAAAACTTGAAAAGATGGCAGATAGTGTTCGTGCTATAATGGAAACAGTTGAAGGAGTACAGGACCTTGGAATTTTCAAGAGCCTTGGTCAACCCGAACTGCGTATTGAACTGGATCGCGAAAAAATGGCACGTTATGGTGCAAGTGTAGCGGAGGCCAATAATATTATCGAGATGGCCATTGGTGGCAAGAAAGTTTCAACTTTTTATGAGGGTGAACGCAGATTCGACATTCGTGTCCGGTACTCGCCTGAATTCCGTAAAAGCGAAAAAGAAATTGGCAAGCTGCTGGTTCCTTGCTCAAATGGAACTAAAATCCCACTTCGCGAAATTGCCGACATTAAACTACAAAACGGACCCGCCTTTGTTTATCGTGAGGGCAACTTAAGGTTCATCCCAATTAAATTTTCAGTTCGAGGCCGTGACCTGGGTAGTACCATTGCTGACGCACAACGAAAAGTTGGCGATCAGATAAAGCTTGATAAAGGCTATTCTATGAGTTGGAATGGCGAATTTGAAAATCAAGTTCGCGCATCAAACCAATTAAAGGTGGTAGTTCCTATTTCCATACTACTCATTTTTATGTGGTTGTTTTTTATGTTCAATTCCGCTAAAGACGCCACCATTGTATTGCTAAATGTTCCGTTCGCCATTATCGGTGGAGTATTAGGATTGTTTTTTACGGGCATAAATTTCAGTATTTCAGCTGGTGTGGGGTTCATAGCACTTTTTGGAGTCTGTGTACAAAACGGTGTTATCCTGGTGGCTGTTTTCAATAAATATGTACAAATGGGTGTGCCGCTTGTGCAGGCAATTACTCAGGGCGCTATGAGTCGCGTAAGGCCAGTAGTAATGACCGCGTTGATGGCCGGATTAGGTTTGATGCCCGCGGCTCTCTCTTCCGGAATTGGTTCTGAGACACAAAAACCATTGGCAGTAGTTGTCATCTGCGGGCTGGTATCAGCCACCATTCTCACGTTGATAACACTTCCTGCAATATACTATTTATGGAACAAGTCTGCTGTTAGCTGGACGGTGGAAGAAAATGATGAAAAAGATTTTGAGGATTATGAAACATAATATACAAGTAAACAAATATAAAAGCTGACTTATGAAAAAAGTACTGTCAATAATCGCCTTACTGTTTCTGGTGTATAGTGGCGAAACTTTAGCTCAGGAAAAAAAAGAAATGACCCCTGGTGAAAAAATATTGGCCGAGGCAGAACCTAAAAAAACGTTTGATAAAAAGTTCAGGTGGGGCATAAGCTGGAATCAATATTGGGGTATAATAACGGGAGATGGTTTACCTGAAGATTATTTTGCAAAGCCTTGCATTGGCTTCAACCTTCGTGCAGAATACTATCCGTTGCCATTTCTTGGTATTGGCGCAGGGTTCGGTGTTCAGCAACGTGGGGCGGGAATTAAAAACCCTGATTTCTATGGTGGTCCTTTTACCCACCCGTGGGAACCAAATTATGACCCCGACTCAACCTACCGCGAACGCTTGCGGATGAATACTATTGAGATTCCTGTAACCGTGTTATTAAGAACACCCAACGATGTCATCAAAGGAGTTCGGGTAAGCGGAGCTGCAGGGGTTGTATTTATCAAGAATGATTATGTAAAGAAATTCTTCCACAAACCTGAAGATGGCTTCCATAGCATAACCGATGTGTCGTCCGACTATATTAAAAACGATTTAGGATACCAGGTGTCATTGGGAGCCGATATTGATGCGGCAGGATCCTGTATTCTGCAGGTGCACCTTGTGTACACCAAAGGCACGAAGAATATTTACAAAGTGGAATCTGGTGATGGTCGGGCCGAAACCTACGGATTTAGAGTTGCTTGGCTTTATTGATGAAATGAAGAGGAATATTTTTGCACTATTTATCTTCTACTCATGTAATCTGTTTGCCCAGGATCAACTAAATGAACTGACTGTGGACAGACCGGGAATAGCAGAATCTCCTTATACAGTGCGCCCGGGAATGTTTCAATTGGAGACCGGACTTGACTACTATGACAGGTTGGGCGGGGAAATCTTTTTTCTGCCGGTTTCTCTCTTTCGTGTTGGGTTGAGTGAAAACTCGGAGTTTAGAATTTCTGCAAAAAATGTAACAAATAACACCTTTGATGAAAGTATGGCAGGTATTTCACCTGTTTCTTTAGGAATCAAGACCCATATCATTCACCAAAACGGATGGAGACCCGAAACGGATATATTAGTAAATGTGATCGTTCCAATAGGAAACTCACCGCTTCAGCCCGGCAAATTAGGTCATGAGGTACTCCTGCTTTTTCAAAATGACTTTTCTGAAAAGTATGCTATTAACTATAATGTGGGTTTGATCTGGGATGGGTTTTCGGAAGAAAGTATCTTTACAACTTCCTTGTGTTTCAATTATTTGCCTACAGAAAAAATAGGTCTGTTTGCAGAATATTTTAATTTCATCAGGTATCGTGATGCTGAAGAGTTTGGCATTGATGGCGGACTTACCTACCTGCTGCATCCACACATACAGGCTGATGCTTCAGTGGGATTTAGTTGGGTTGATCAGGAAATATGTTACTTCATTTCAACCGGACTTTCATTCAGGGTTGTCAGGAGTAAACCCAAACTACAACATTGAAACAAGATTTGAACTTGGCCCAAACTCCTTTGTTTTGTATATCGCTATTCTTACAGGTGCTAAATAAAGCTTAAGTAGCCCACCGAACCCAGTAGCCGGCTAATGACAGTGAACTGGGTTTATAGCATACCATACAAATCAATTTTCTATGCCCATAGCCGCTACATTGCAGGAAATTTAGCAAGGCTATATCCATAGAGGCAGCAACGAGCGTTACATAATCAACGACAGCAGAGCGAAGGCTTATCGTTGTGCTAATTCTCACTTTGAAGAGCAGTAAACAGACCCGTTCATCTCTCGCTTTAATTCACTCCGCCTCATTCTATGTTCATTACACGGCCAGAGTTTTTCTGGCTGCATATTGTGATTTCATTTTTTTTTATGGTGTTTAACTTTTAAAGCCATTCTTTCAATTATGATCGTGTTTCACTACCTCACAACAGACCGATTTCTTTTCCAAAAAACCAGGAATGGAATACCCGAGAGCAGAATCATCAAGAGGACAATCAAATCAAGGTGGTCAGTAATTCCGGGAAAAGATTTTCCCAACAAATATCCCGATGAAATCATCGGTATAACCCAACAAACCGCGCCAAGCAAGTTATAGAAAAGGAATTTTTTAAAGTCGATTCGAACAATTCCGGCCAGAATAGGTACGAACGTTCTTACAAGGGGCAAAAACCTGCCAACGATAAACGCCATCATACCGTATTTCTGATAAAATCGTTTTGTGATTTCGATGTAACTCTTCCTGTAAAAGAAATTTTCTTTCCGTTGATGCAGATAACCTTTCGCCCAAAAACCAAATCCATACCCAACAGTTGTTCCACCAAAAGCAGCTGCAACAACAGTTGTGATAAGTAGCCATAGCGGAAATGGCAGATATGGACTTCCGCAAAGAAGGCCGGCTACAAATAGCAGTGAGTCACCAGGCAGGAAAAAGCCAAAGAATAGCCCGGTCTCAGCGAAAATAATGAAGAGCAATAAGCCTATTCCGCCATACTCTATGATTGTTTCAGGTCTCAATAAATCCGTTAGAAAAATTTCCATTCTTAATAATGTGTTATGATCGTGGTGAACAGGGACGGATCAGACGACCCTCCTTAGCGATACATTGAAGACAGATGCAGTTAGCTAAGGAGCATGAATGGAAGTAAAAACATAGTACACATTCCGCAGATAGGTGTTTGTGAAGAACCCTTTCAATGAAATCAATTTGATTTCATTGATGAGGAACGTAAATCGATTGGATATCCATTCCGGGTGTATAGTTCTGAAGACTAATGTACCGGGAGCCGTGCCACTCTCCGTATAGCGAACCTGAGCTGGTGACACAAGAATACCCTTGCACGAAATGCCAACTTGCGATTGGTCAGACACGAACGTGCCGCTGGAAGGACTAAAGAGAATAGCAATAGAAAAGATAAAAGCAATAAGCAAAACTCCTGCTATGTTACGCGGTGCGTAGAACTTTATTGGAACAAATCTTTGAACGCCAGCAATGCAGGACGGGTGCTGTGTAATGGGTTGTGTGAAAGAGTTGTTCATGATAGCTCAGAAATTTATCTCACCTACAGGCTCCTTATATTCACCTTCCCATCGTGCTATCACAATTGTTGCGAGACAATTCCCTATGAGGTTAACTGCAGTTCGGGCCATGTCCATTAACTCATCAATACCAAGAATGGCCATTACTGGCCACAAGGGAAGACCAAAAGATGTTACAGTGCCCGCCAGAATCACCAATGAAGCACGGGGTACTCCGGCTATCCCCTTACTGGTAAGCATGAGGCTGAAAATCATCAGCACTTGTTCTCCTGTACTTAAGTCAATGCCTGCTGCCTGCGCTGTAAAAATAGAAGCCAGGGAAAGGTAAAGTGTGCTGCCGTCCAGGTTGAACGTATAACCGGTTGGCAGTACAAAGGATGCGATTTTGCGGGGAACACCAAGCTTCTCCATGTTCTCCAGCGCCTTTGGTAGCGCAGCCTCGGACGCTGTTGTTGCGAACGCAATCGAAGCAGGTTCAGCAACCGCCTTTATAAATTTCCTAATTGGTGCTTTAACCCACAACGCCACGGGAAGTAACACGATGAGGATAAAAGCAAACAAAGCGCCATAAAGCGTAACCAATAATTTAAGGAGGGAAGTCAATATACCGATGCCGAGGTGGCCCACCGTAACAGCAATTGCTGCGCCCACGCCTATTGGAGCAAAGTACATGATGATCCGGGTGAACTTGAACATGGTTTCAGCAAGGCTTTCCGAAAAATGCAGGATTGGTTTTCGCTTTTCTTCACTTACAAGCGCAAGCGCAATACCAAATAATACGCTGAAAACTACAATGGGCAGCACATCACCATGGTAGATCGATTTTGCAATATTCTCAGGAAAAATATGCAGTATCATATCTTGCCATGTTTGGGCTTTTACTTGCGGCAATTCCTGGTGAAAATCTTTTGGCAATTCAATTCCTTTACCCGCACCGGTAAGGTTAATGGCAATTACTCCGATGAGCAATGCGATGGTAGTTACAACCTCAAAATAAAGCAATGATCGCCATCCCATGCGGCCTACCTGGCGAATGTCGGAGTGGCCTGCGATGCCAACCACCAGTGTGGCAAATAAAATGGGAGCAATAACCGTTTTGATCAGGGTCAGGAATATCTTACTCAAGATTTGAAGATTCTGGGCAAAAGAGGGAAAATGAATCCCTGTCTCGGTACCGATTATCATAGCGACCAATATCCATGTCGTTAGCGAACCCTTTCGTAAGGCGTATCCGATGAGGGCTATCCAGGCAAGAAAACGACTCACGGTGAGCAGTGAATCGGGTATATCCATTACATAATAGGCAATACCATGTAATACAGAAGCTATTCCTGTTAGGATTAAAAACAGTATGAGAAATTTCTCTTTCATCGGTTTGGTGAGGGTGAATAAGAAGAGCCGGCCTGAAGTATTTCCTTCTTGCTATTGACCCTCTCCTTTAGTTTTACAACAAGCAGATACATAACAGGCACAAACACCAGCGTCAGAAAAGTGCCGAAAACAATACCGAAAATCATTGTCCATGAGAGCGGTCCCCAAAAAGCCACATTATCACCGCCAAAGAATATGTGTGGATTGAACTCGGTAAACAACGTAACAAAATCAATGTTAAAACCCACCGCGAGCGGAACCAGCCCCAATGTCGCTGCCATAGCCGTCAGAATAACCGGTGTCATTCTAGTTTTGGATGCTTCAACGATAGCCTCTTTTAAAGGAACCCCACGGCTGATCAGCAAATCCGTGAACTCCACCAGCAAGATTCCGTTCCGCACCACGATACCTGCCAGCGCCATAATACCTACTCCCGACATGACAATAGATATTTCCATCCTGAATAGTGAAAAGCCGATAAGCACACCGATGACACTCAGTACTATTTCAGCCATAATAATTAATGGCTTGCTGGTGGAGTTGAACTGAATAACCAGAATCATGAAGATCAAGCCAAGCGCAATCAAGAAGGCGACATTGAGAAATGATGCAGTCTCTGCCTGATCCGCCTGTTCACCAGTCATTTTTACCGTAACTCCATCCGGCACAGTAAACGATTCAAGACGTTCGTTGATTTCAGACACAACAACATTTGTGTTGTATCCGGTTAGTACATTGGATGAAAGTGTGATCACGCGCTTCAAGTCAATCCTGGTTATACCTGCATAGCTGTTGGAATAGTCGGTAGTAGCCATCGATGACAATGGCACCTGACGAACAACACCACCCATGCTCATATCCCTGTAGGTAATTGGAATGTTCATCAACGTATTGATATCATTGCGTTGATCTTCGCGAATTCTCAATTGTATCGGGTAATCATCATTTTCATCCCGGAATTTTGAAACCTCGGCCCCGTAAATTGCTGTCCGTAACGTAGCCCCGATTTGTTGAGTGGAAATACCTTCACGGTTTGCCTTTTCACGGTCTATCGAGACAGTGATTTCCGGCTTGTCGCTTTGAAAGTCCGATTTCAGTTCCTCGACACCGGGTACCTGCAGCGAATCCAGGTAACGTTTCAGGTTTGATGCTGTCTGCGTCAGCAATCCAAAGTCGTCTGCTGCGATCTCGATATTGACGGGCTTTCCGGTTGGCGGTCCATTTTGTTCCTGGCTTACCGTTATCTCGGCACCCTTTATATTTCTGACAGCATTTCTTATTTCATTCAGGTAGATGGCGGTGGATTTTCCGTCACGCCTTGCAAATTTTACAAACGCCACAGAAACTTTACCAAGATGCGGACTGGCTTGCGTGCCCCCGTCAAACGGATTTTCGCTCGCACCTATCGCCACGTTCGAGATCACCGATTCAACAATGCTGTTATCTTTCCCAACAGCACTAATGACGCGCTCTTCAACAACTTTGGTGACCGAGTCAGTCACCCGTTGATCTGTACCAATGGGCATTCTAACGTACGCAAAGATGAAGTTCGGATCTCCTTGCGGAAAAAAAACAACCGGGGGTTTGCGTATTGCCGTAAACACAATAGAAAACACAAACAGAAAAACAACGCCACTCACTACCATAACCGGACGCCATCCCTGCAGACACCAAAACAAGATATCTTTATATGTTGATTGAATGCGTGGCCATAGATTGTTCTGAAACCTGAAAATGAGTTTTCCGATTAAGAGATGGTACAGCACATAAAGAAGTACTAGAAATACTAGAAAATTACCGAAGCCTGTCCAGCCGATCAGATAGGATACCAAAGCCATCGTGCCAAAGATTGCACCAACCGCTTTGAAACCATTTGGTATCCGACCGGGCGCATTGTTGCCTGAATGATGTGGGCGCATGAAATCCGCAGCAAAAACGGGATTCATGATATACGCCACCAAAAGCGAAGCAAGTAAAGCGACAATTAGTGTAATGGGAAGGAAGACCATAAACTTGCCGATTACTCCGGGCCAGAAAGCCAATGGAATAAAGGGAGCAAGTACCACCAATGTTCCTGAAAGCACCGGTAAAAATACTTCCCCTGCTGCCACCTTGGCCGCCTGGCGGATAGGAACCTTACCATTATCATAAATGCGATGCGTATTTTCAATGACCACAATAGCATCATCCACCACAATGCCGAGCGCCAGCAGGAATGCAAACAGGGTCATCAGGTTTAAGGTAAAGCCCAATGACGGAAAAACCAGGAAAGCGATAAAACTGG encodes:
- a CDS encoding VTT domain-containing protein; protein product: MEIFLTDLLRPETIIEYGGIGLLLFIIFAETGLFFGFFLPGDSLLFVAGLLCGSPYLPFPLWLLITTVVAAAFGGTTVGYGFGFWAKGYLHQRKENFFYRKSYIEITKRFYQKYGMMAFIVGRFLPLVRTFVPILAGIVRIDFKKFLFYNLLGAVCWVIPMISSGYLLGKSFPGITDHLDLIVLLMILLSGIPFLVFWKRNRSVVR
- a CDS encoding cation:dicarboxylase symporter family transporter; translation: MKEKFLILFLILTGIASVLHGIAYYVMDIPDSLLTVSRFLAWIALIGYALRKGSLTTWILVAMIIGTETGIHFPSFAQNLQILSKIFLTLIKTVIAPILFATLVVGIAGHSDIRQVGRMGWRSLLYFEVVTTIALLIGVIAINLTGAGKGIELPKDFHQELPQVKAQTWQDMILHIFPENIAKSIYHGDVLPIVVFSVLFGIALALVSEEKRKPILHFSESLAETMFKFTRIIMYFAPIGVGAAIAVTVGHLGIGILTSLLKLLVTLYGALFAFILIVLLPVALWVKAPIRKFIKAVAEPASIAFATTASEAALPKALENMEKLGVPRKIASFVLPTGYTFNLDGSTLYLSLASIFTAQAAGIDLSTGEQVLMIFSLMLTSKGIAGVPRASLVILAGTVTSFGLPLWPVMAILGIDELMDMARTAVNLIGNCLATIVIARWEGEYKEPVGEINF
- a CDS encoding efflux RND transporter permease subunit — protein: MQDSNKEFRPTSWAIDNKVSIYVATLIICIAGIMTYNGLPKENFPEVVFPQMFVATIYPGASPSDIENLITKEIEKEVKSISGVRKITSNSVQDFSNVIIEFEPDVSIDKAKQEVKDAVDRAKTNLPSDLDNEPEVIEIDISEVPIMNINLSGDFDLQTLKRYAEQMQDRIEALKEIRRVDVVGALDREVQINVDLYRAALAGVSLEDIFAAIRSENVIISAGQLAVDGMKRSLSVNGEYRNAEQVGNTVVGSTTGGKVYLKDVAQVVDSFEEQQSFARLDGKNVITLNVIKRSGENLILASDKINEIVSDFEARVLPDGLKVTITADQSDNTRMTLHDLINTIIIGFVLVTMILMFFMGVTNAFFVGLSVPLSSFIAFLVFPSLGFTLNLMTLFAFLLALGIVVDDAIVVIENTHRIYDNGKVPIRQAAKVAAGEVFLPVLSGTLVVLAPFIPLAFWPGVIGKFMVFLPITLIVALLASLLVAYIMNPVFAADFMRPHHSGNNAPGRIPNGFKAVGAIFGTMALVSYLIGWTGFGNFLVFLVLLYVLYHLLIGKLIFRFQNNLWPRIQSTYKDILFWCLQGWRPVMVVSGVVFLFVFSIVFTAIRKPPVVFFPQGDPNFIFAYVRMPIGTDQRVTDSVTKVVEERVISAVGKDNSIVESVISNVAIGASENPFDGGTQASPHLGKVSVAFVKFARRDGKSTAIYLNEIRNAVRNIKGAEITVSQEQNGPPTGKPVNIEIAADDFGLLTQTASNLKRYLDSLQVPGVEELKSDFQSDKPEITVSIDREKANREGISTQQIGATLRTAIYGAEVSKFRDENDDYPIQLRIREDQRNDINTLMNIPITYRDMSMGGVVRQVPLSSMATTDYSNSYAGITRIDLKRVITLSSNVLTGYNTNVVVSEINERLESFTVPDGVTVKMTGEQADQAETASFLNVAFLIALGLIFMILVIQFNSTSKPLIIMAEIVLSVIGVLIGFSLFRMEISIVMSGVGIMALAGIVVRNGILLVEFTDLLISRGVPLKEAIVEASKTRMTPVILTAMAATLGLVPLAVGFNIDFVTLFTEFNPHIFFGGDNVAFWGPLSWTMIFGIVFGTFLTLVFVPVMYLLVVKLKERVNSKKEILQAGSSYSPSPNR